Below is a window of Populus alba chromosome 2, ASM523922v2, whole genome shotgun sequence DNA.
ttaatttatttgaaattatggtCTTTTTGTCTCAATTTTCGGACAAGAAGAGGGAAGTTGTAGATGCGTCACTAACCACTAGCAGATGTCGAAACTCCTTTTACTAATATCTAACTGCACCGTGTTGTCTTGAGGACTCAAGTTCCTGTGAACGTCGTATCTGTGACCGACCTTCGAGCCAATTGTAATAACCTAGGGGGTTGTCTGAAATGAATTTAGTCATGTAACAAGTGAGTGTCTGTTTTCTTAATAAGCAGACTAGGTTTATTCTAGTTGCATTCAAAGTTCTTGCGGGTTTATGTTACTCCATGCATGCTGTAGCGCATGAGAATTGGGAAACCCTTTCATGCATTTTTCTTCGCCCTCAAATCCTTGGGGTTCTCTTCCTCTGTTCCAGGAATCAAACACCATTGACACAAAATAGCCTGACCTTGCATAGCCACTTCCATCTATTATCTTAATGGCAGCAAAGTACTATTGGTTTTCCATAGATAGAAAGGTCATGGTGAGCTCTGCGTCATAGATTATACAGCTCAACTAATTACTTTGTGGTTGGAAGATTGAACACGTTCAAAcctattttattgaatttttatttgattttattattggaGTTAATCTTATTTAGTTTGGACTTCCATCTTATTTTAGTAGATTGCTAGTCTAATTGTTGGAATGGTTTACTTCTACGTACTATTTTAgtgtatcttattttttatgagattgaCACTTTATAATGATTGATTAAAGAAATTGCATGCATAACTTTTATAATAGCCAAAACCCAATAATTGCCACTCATTAGAatcgtgtttttttatttttttttattatcaatatccttaaaagaatgaaaaaaaataatcaataaccaAAATTTATCAGAATCCCTTTCCAATATGCACCCTCCAAGATCTGTTCCAACCTCCCCTCTCAATCTCTTCAAATATTCGATATttgttaacaaataataaatgcCCATAGCTTCCTCTGATCTCCTCTGCTGTTATGTTTTATTCTtcacacaaaaaagaaatgacaacgaaagaaaaaagaaggaaaataaaccaaaagaaagaaaagaaaaacatgtatGAAGCTTTGCCACATCTTAAGGGACGACCACAGATAAAATACAAGGGCCAAACTTGGTCTCCTATTAAAGTCCACAATggcatttagtttttttatattaattattaatactaTTAAATTTCACAATGACATGTAAGAAGCTTCACCGTACCATCCATAGTAATTCTGCCACtgtttacttttaaattttttttttttaattaacttgagtGTCCAACCAGCTTTCATGTATTTCAATTAATCCCACGagctctaaaattaatgataatataaGTTTCTAGTAACCATTATATTAATAACTACAAGACTCGAACTTGAGATtataagagaaataaattttttggttATAAGCTTTTTATAACTAGACTATTTACAAGATGGTTTTTTGAAGCATGATGAAACAAACACCTTTAATTTTAGAACGTCATGAGTGAAAGGAATTATAACTTAACGACATTgcattaaacaaataataatggTCATTTGATATAAAATGAACCATTATTCTAAACATTGACCCTTATTATAATAGCCTttcttagtttttatatatataaaaaaattattgttacttTAATGACAAAAACATTGAAACTTGCCCTAAttataatgggttttttttttttaaaaaaaaaaaaaaactagatagaAAACATGTCTTTTTTGGTATCACATCATACAATAATACTATTTGGATAGTTTatcttttttgaagtttgatttGTAAAATAAGCAGGAATTAAATGCTAACAAGAAATTGAAAAGCTGCTTCGATAgcttaaaataaaagtgaaaattagaatatttttttctgctAACGACCTCTTCCTTCCCTCCATTAAATATCGAGAAAGAAATGTAGGGGGCAGTTAATAAATTGGCTTCCCGCGTTAATTTTCTAGAAAAGGAGTAAAGATACTGtgaagatgagagaaaaaaattaatgtgacaAAGATTAAATTTGACAATAACATTAATAGATTGCCAAATTAAATAGCATATGTAAGCCTCTGatttagaaaatcaaaagctAACTAGCTAGTCGTGACTCTTAAATATAAACTTGCAACTAATTAAGTCTTAGTCTATAACAGTTAGGTATATCTCATGCAAACTAGGTCTTAGTCTATAAcacatttatataatttttttgtgatatttttacagtaaaattaaacaaattaatagcTAGTGAGAATGctccatatatatatagttattttctTCTATTATGTAGCATGATATATATATCCTCATCTTAGTTTTAGGTATTCTTGATTTTGTATATAGCCGTTCTTTAGACTACATAcatttctatctcttctttaGTGTGAAGAgcgaaaaaaaaatagttttcgtTCAAATGAACTAAACTTCGCCTCTTTATTTCGTGGCGAGGTTAGCTTGTCACAGGTGGCTATATTCTGTGAGGATCACTTTAACACCGCTGGCAATTATATCCATTTCGTTGCTTAatcagcaagaaaaaaaataaaaaagaaaaatttctgATCCCACTAGTTTCAACAACTGTCTGAAGCTCGCAGTGATCCTAATTAATTACAAGCAtgcaagataataataataataatttatttcagcTAAATTGCTAATTAATATTTAAGCAATTGCCAAAAGTGGAGGTTTTATTATATTCTTGGATTATATATGTAACCCTATATATTCTTTTGGGGTTAAGATCAAACGCGGTTTCTAGATATTTCTCATACCCTTTTTAAGACCCAACGCCTCCACCAAAAACTCAGTCTCAATTCTCAACACCCCACAGAAAGAACACCAAACATAGAGGAGAGAAGCTGAAAGAAATACTAGGAGATCAGAGTAAATTAGAGATTATGAAGCTGGTTTGGACCCCAGATACTGCTTTGAAAGCTTATGTTTGTACTGTCAAAACAGTAAGACAATCCCGACCTTAAACGCACAACTCCATCTTTTATGTCTATTCtctattaatttcattttaatttacttattattacttttttactTCTATTGCAGTGTGGGGATTTTAAAGAATCGAGTGTAGCAGAACTTCTCTCGGCCATGGCTGCCGGTTGGAACGCAAAGCTAATAGTTGAATCCTGGTCCAAGGCTGGCCCGATAGCGACGAGCATCGGCCTAGCCGTGGCGGCTAAGCATACGTGTGGAAGACATGTGTGTGTGGTCCCAGATGAAGGGTCAAGATCGGAGTATGTAAAGGCCATGCATGGCGCCGGCATGAGGGAGACAGAGGTGCTGGTAGGAGAAGCAGAAGAGGTGATGGCAGGGCTTGTGGCGGTGGATTTTCTGGTGGTGGATTGTAGGCGGAGGGATTTTGTTAGGATTTTAAGGTTTGCTAAGTTGAGCCATAAAGGTGCCGTGTTGGCGTGCAAGAATGCATTTCAACAGCCTGTTTCTGGGTTTAAATGGCACGGGGTGCTTGAGAGAGGGACACGTGTTGTTAAAACTGCGTATTTGCCTGTTGGGCAAGGATTGGATATGGCTCATATAGGGAGTAATGGTGGGAAGGGGAGTTCAAAAGGTGGTCCTAGCCGTTGGATTAAGCATATCGATCGAAAATCAGGTGAGGAAAATGTATTTCGTAAATAAAATCTTGGTGTAATTACGAGAAACACAGAGGTACGGACGAGAGTCTATATATAGAGTTAATGAATAATGAGTAATAGTTCCTAGAACCTAATTAATGGAGTATGAGTTCTTGCAAATTAGTCTTTTTGGGTGGGATTTAGGTTTCTCTTATGatttagtcaattttttttttaatgagaaattgtaataaatgaatattaaattttaaaaataagaatgtttttaatttatgtataataaatactaaaaatatattgtaataGATTGAATACTGTGAACCCTTTATCTAGattgtttagaaaatatttataaatttgtaccttaatttttttttttcattcatattttatttttaattcgtggagttgtaattttttttctttttcacatagAGAGTAAGATTCTTGTATCAACATTaatgttaatataaatatttatttatatgatattaaTGTTGATAAGAGAACTGTGTGTTTATAGAAGACAGCCCAATGTTATTCTGcatgtaatattaatattaatgggaTGAATCCTTGTAATTAACATCAATATTGCTTGAAGTATTAGCAACTCTACAAGGACTTTGTTGCAAGGCTAGGGTGCAGAGAAATGATAATtctagatttttatgttgtgtgCTTGAATTCAAAGTAATTctagatctaaaaatatttgatttgatatcTTGTTAGACTTATAAGCATTTAAATTTAATGTATAgctgaaatcaaaagaattgagtctgatattttattagatttacaAGCGTTTAAACTTGATATATAACCAAGTTTAagagaattaaatttgatatcttttcaaaaaaaatatttctatgaTTCTCTATAGATTACACATGGTTTTAGACAAAGTGCAATGGTTTAGCCTGTTCTTTTATTCTgtgaacaaaatttaaaataaacccattcttttttatatggaatttcgggaaaaaacaacaaactcgCTGAGAACATCCAACTTCTTCAGGAACACGAAGTCAGATGCTTGTCACATGCAATGTGGTCTTTACATCAAATCAACATTATTGCGATCATGAAGATAGCAATCTACAAGTACAAAAGCTGCCCCTCTGTAGTCCTTTGATAATAGGGTCTTGGCATCTCCAATGACAAACTTAACACAATCTGCATAAGGTCCTGAGGACCTGGAGCATTTCTTGCATCTCCAATGACAAACTTAACACAATCTGCATAAGGTCCTGAGTACCTGGAGCATTTCTTGTTAGGGCTAGATTTATtctcattaaattattattttaaatttttaaatcattcttgttaattttagaattcataagattaattaaaatatatataaactaggcTAGAATatcatgttaataaatttttttttttttagatattttaataaaaataaatttaaaaaatattattttaatatattttttaaaaattattttaaaaaataacttcatttaCCATTTTaaaagggagagggagagaaggaaCCCAAAAGGCCCAGTCCTCTGTTTTTGCGGTGAGAAATTATAACTACCGAGAACTGGACACGTGTAGTTCAAAAAAGAACACGACACGTacttagtttttgttttcttccaatgtTCGGCCCATTTGTCTGAATTTTGAATTGCATTTCCCGGCctcttcgatttttttttttggcttttttatttttcaatcccttttattccttctttccttttcatttctgtCATGCTACggaatctttttttaatatttatttcactaTGTTGGTTattgtcttctttttctttcttctttacgATCAGAACAATTTTTAGCTAACTTGTAACAAAAGAGAAGCAAGAACAAACATTTTCTTGCTGATGATTTTACAAGTCAAAGGACACTCTAGAAAAGAGTCGGGTTAGAAACTCTCTGtcgaacaaaatataaataaggtAAACATTATTGCGATTGGAATCACCAACGGCTCTCACACTATAAATTTGACTGGGAAGACCACACACATTTCACATAAGGCAGTAAGATGATAAATCATTGATCCTCCTCTCCTTTAACAAGGCCTAGTTTATGACTCATGGCACACAAGCACAGCGTTGGAGTATATTTTCCATTTAAAACAAGCATCCGGCAATGCAAACCAGACTAGTTTCTATATTTCCATTCAAATGGTACAACAAAACTTACAAAAACATCAGCAACGCACCACGTGCTAAAGAATCCACATTCCTTATCTTACAATTCTCAAGCTCCTGATAATCAGaacaatatataaaacatcAGCCTTTCATGCCATCCCCACTATTCAAGCAACCTAGGTATTGCTTCACCTGATCAGCTCCTCTATGCAATGCTCCCTGTCCcatctccttctctctctctctggttaTCTCTACAATATGTCCGTGGGAATGAATGGTTAGGGGCGAATTAGCAGCTGCAAGTTGTATACTGGTTAATTTGCAATCGAACATGTattgttacaggaaaaaaaaaccctagttcATGGATGCACAACTGCTGCCTAGAATTCTTGGGAATCAAAATCAGGTTTCGATGGATATTCAAGACCCTGAAGTGCAGGCATTCGCCTTGTATCTTCATCTGAATAAGCTGGAATGAACCAGAATCGCTTATCTGCTCCAAACACCTGAAACAAAAGCACAACACATTCGAGAATATTCAGCAGAGGAGATGGTTATAACAACTTGACATCCCACTTCAACAATTTATTAGGCCTGATGATTGCCATTTCAACACAGCTTGACAATATGCATGTTAAAAGAGGTAAATATCAAACATGCTAGGAACAATTTCCTAAGATAACTGCAGACCTCGGACACATTCCTTAAAGCTAATAGGCATTTATCATGGCTACATAACATTGGCATGctaatatgatgtttttctGATTTACAGTGAAAGAGTGCTATGATATTGCACTTTGAAAATGAAGTGAGATTGTTGAGTATGAAACGAGTATTGTATTTTATAGCCATCCAGCCATGAGGATTCTCACACCTTTCACACATAATCTGCCAAGAAataattcaaaaggaaaaaacatcaCAAGTTCATTAAAGCAGAGACAGCATTAATTTTTACTCTTTCTTAGCTTTCGTACAGGcacgaaagaaaagaaaccaacatcaaaaataatttgtagaAAGTACTAGCCTGCTCAAAATTCTTCTTTCGACCAAGGTCATAGCGCCATTTTGGGGTGGTCTTCTTCTCATATGCCTGAAAACAAGACAATAGCAGCTCAACCAGCAGATCTTCAACAGAAATGGCTGCAATTCTATTAACatactttcaattattttgtgtATCAGGAGATCCACACAAAACCAAGGAAATTGAGTACCAAAGACCAAAGCTGTGAACATTCACAAGCATGGGGCAAAGCAACACAATGAAGTGATATGAAGACCCTCCAGAACAGTAGTTAAACTATTCCACAAATACCTCCTTGTCTACCAATTTTTATTAGACATTGACACTGCAAACAGAGTCATCATAGTTTCTTATACCACGTCCACAAAGCATGGAAAGCTTTTTATTAGACGAAACTACAAAAAGAGTCACCATGGTTTCTTATACCATATCCACAAAGCAGGCAAAGAGACTCGCTGAATGCCACAGAACAAAAAAGCAAAAGCTGAAAAATTGACATCTGGTCTAAATACACAAACTtaggtggaaaaaaaataaaaaaatacctcaaTAGTTGTTGTATTGGCAGATACCAGAGATATGTGCATGATCAGAAATCCCAGAACACTCAATGCAAATGCCAGATTTAAGACtgtaaaacaacaataatagttttAGACAACTGCAGACTTCACCATCAAGTAGGTTAGAAAGCTAAGCTCAGTAGAACTTACCAAAGGCAAGAAATGTGGTTGCAAGAGTGCCTGGAGTGCCAGGAATTTCTCCATCACTAAAGAATGCTATAAAGTGTGGTAGAAG
It encodes the following:
- the LOC118042225 gene encoding uncharacterized protein isoform X1; translation: MKLVWTPDTALKAYVCTVKTCGDFKESSVAELLSAMAAGWNAKLIVESWSKAGPIATSIGLAVAAKHTCGRHVCVVPDEGSRSEYVKAMHGAGMRETEVLVGEAEEVMAGLVAVDFLVVDCRRRDFVRILRFAKLSHKGAVLACKNAFQQPVSGFKWHGVLERGTRVVKTAYLPVGQGLDMAHIGSNGGKGSSKGGPSRWIKHIDRKSGTRSQMLVTCNVVFTSNQHYCDHEDSNLQVQKLPLCSPLIIGSWHLQ
- the LOC118042225 gene encoding uncharacterized protein isoform X4: MKLVWTPDTALKAYVCTVKTCGDFKESSVAELLSAMAAGWNAKLIVESWSKAGPIATSIGLAVAAKHTCGRHVCVVPDEGSRSEYVKAMHGAGMRETEVLVGEAEEVMAGLVAVDFLVVDCRRRDFVRILRFAKLSHKGAVLACKNAFQQPVSGFKWHGVLERGTRVVKTAYLPVGQGLDMAHIGSNGGKGSSKGGPSRWIKHIDRKSGEENVFRK
- the LOC118042225 gene encoding uncharacterized protein isoform X2; translation: MKLVWTPDTALKAYVCTVKTCGDFKESSVAELLSAMAAGWNAKLIVESWSKAGPIATSIGLAVAAKHTCGRHVCVVPDEGSRSEYVKAMHGAGMRETEVLVGEAEEVMAGLVAVDFLVVDCRRRDFVRILRFAKLSHKGAVLACKNAFQQPVSGFKWHGVLERGTRVVKTAYLPVGQGLDMAHIGSNGGKGSSKGGPSRWIKHIDRKSGTRSQMLVTCNVVFTSNQHYCDHEDSNLQGEGEKEPKRPSPLFLR
- the LOC118042225 gene encoding uncharacterized protein isoform X3 — encoded protein: MKLVWTPDTALKAYVCTVKTCGDFKESSVAELLSAMAAGWNAKLIVESWSKAGPIATSIGLAVAAKHTCGRHVCVVPDEGSRSEYVKAMHGAGMRETEVLVGEAEEVMAGLVAVDFLVVDCRRRDFVRILRFAKLSHKGAVLACKNAFQQPVSGFKWHGVLERGTRVVKTAYLPVGQGLDMAHIGSNGGKGSSKGGPSRWIKHIDRKSGRGREGTQKAQSSVFAVRNYNYRELDTCSSKKNTTRT